The Prevotella melaninogenica region TACAAGGTATAACGGAAGATATGCGGTTGATGCGTGAAACTATCTATCAGCAGTATGCTGAGATTGTCAGATTGAACCTTAACATATATGTCCTAAGTCTCCAAATTAGCAAGTTAAAAATCAAACTAAAGTACTCTTATACATTTCATTTTGACTTTGGAGTGGACACATTTCTTGAAGTTTATTTGGTCTCAGCAACAGCTAAGAACTACTATAAAACGCCATATAATTCTATTTAGACCTAAAAAACGGATAAATTGCCATACACTGTATATCCCCTGTCATTGTTGAATAGTTACACGTAAAATATATGATGGACAATAAGAATAACTTTATTAATGCAGAAATATTCCTTGATAACATTATTAGGAAATATAAAGTTAAAACGACTTCTAAGTATACGATCTCTGGTAGACCCCTATTTGAGGTAAGTTCAAAGAAAGAAATGAGTATTGTATGCTCTGAGATTGTAGATAATCATTATTTACTTGACATTAAAATACTAAACCAGACCAACACCTACGGTTTAGAATTTTTAGAGCAGAAATCCCTTGAGTTACTTGATAAAGTTAATGATATTCAATCCCACCTACTTATATCAATGGATTTATGTGGTAAGTTGAAGGATGTATTAAATTTTACAGAACTACATGAAAAATGGGAAAGAATTAAAACAGATATAAGAAACTCATCAGTAGAGATTTCCAAAATAATATCAGATGGAAATCAGTTATATGCTCATGGTTCGCAATCTTTTGCTGCAGAACTTAATAAAACGATATTTTATAAAGCTCTTGGAATGAGTTTGATACCTTTTGATGGAATAAAAAAAGAAGGCAACAAGACTTTCCTTTATAATACTTCCTCACTTTTATTCCCTCAAATTGAGAAGAAAGTTTCTATTGTATTAGATGATATTGTTCACTTTAGTGATACACCAGCAACTCTACTAACCTTAAAAAATAAACGTAGTAGAGAAGATTCTGATATTAAGTCAGAATTTATAAAAAACTTCCCATTCTTAAAGAGACAGATGGGAGAATATAAATATGATTTATTCTGCTCAGTTGAAAGAGATAATAAAGTTAAATGGCCTAACTCTATTGAACTAACCATAAGTGAACTGTTAGAACCGATAGTCTCTGAAGTTGCATGTAAGATTGAAATGATAAAGAAGTAAGTGTATTTATAATAAAGTATGTCTTTATGAATTTGAAGTATAAATTTAAGATTGATTCCCTATTAGAGTTTTGGGATATTCCAGCCAGAATATATTTTATGGCAGCTACTCTTTTTTTCTTGATACCCTTCTATCTGATAGGTTTCCTCACGGTAAAGGATGATTTTCCACATAGAACAGGTATTGTTAATAGAATACATATACTACAGAAGTCTCATAGTGGTTGGGAGGCTAATTTTACTTTGGAAGGTGATACCAGTCATACCTATTGGCAAGGATATGAAAATTCTTATCCCTTCTTTTTATTTCCTCCTAAATATAAACTTGACGACTACATAATCCACAAAGGAGATACAATAAGTTTCTTTATTGATAACGATAAAAATGGTAATTATATAAAGAGTGATTGTTTTATCCCTGGAGAAGGACACTCTTTTGAATCAGATGAAGTTATCTATACAGAAGGTCTGGTAGTAAATGGAAAAGAGATAGCATCTCCACTTGTTGCAGCGTTTATACGTACTCCCCTTGCATGGTTAGGAAGTATAGGAGTTATTTGTTTTTACCTCTGGATGTGTCTGTTCGTTATTGATTTTGGTATGTGGTATAATAAGATTAGTATTGATAGGAAATTAAAGAAATACTTTTATAATCAAAATATATTTAGGTTCTAATAATCGATTTGGGCCTAACCTTATAATGGGTCATTTATAGTGTCGTTTATGTTAGATTAAATCAATGAATAGAATAATGAATAAGAAAAAGATTCGGACTAAACTATCGTCTTTCTCAGGTGGTATATGGAGAGCTATTGGATTTTTCTTATTAGCTCCGTTAATCTATACCATATATAGTTATTTTGCCAATACAGGCAATACAGATAATTTGCAATATTTAGAAACATATATCAATGACTCAGAGATTGTTCAGATTGAGCTACCACTTAATAGAGAGAAAATAGAAAGAAAGTATGTTGCTAATTATCGGGTCCAACATAACAATTTGGTATATTATTTCACAGTATCTTTTTATGATGCTAAAATCAAAAAGTATATTGCGATATGTATGTTTGAAGGAATTGACTTTTTTAATCAAGAGAAACGTGGTGGAGACTTAGGTGCTGCCAGAATTAAATCGTATTTTAATCCAGGAAATATCTTCTTGGTACATGTAACTACATGATTCTAAATTATGGCACAAAAGGAAATCCTGTTCCCGTATTTTGGTACAAATTCATTTCTGGAAGTGTTGAAAAGCAAATAAAGAAAGATAATATGCCCTACAATCGCTCTACAAAGTCAATCCCCTACTTTGATGTTCAAGATAATCTTACAACTGAAGAATATAAACTTTTTGTGGCGGAGTACCTTATTAGAATTCTTAATAAGGAGGAACTGAAAAGACTATATGAAAATAAAGTACACATAGATAGCTAATCATGAAGTACCCCCCAACCCTATTTGGAGTTTTTACGCATTTATCTATGAATAGCTTTTTATCCGTAATGAACTTTTATAAAATATCTTTATCTATAGCGATGTTTTGAGGAGAAAGTGCTTTATGAACAACTTTTTTGAGAAAAACATTCAGCAAAATATAATAAAAATTAGCTTATAAATGTCTTTTCACATTTAATTTGCGAGAATTACGTATAATTTTTATAGCTTTGTGCCAGATTTGAGTATATTTGTAACTTATTAGATAAAACTTAAATATAAGAAATATGGCCATTTATGATTATGGAATTGGAGGAAATGAGGTAAATGTTGACGCTAATGAGTCAATTGCCGACATCCCTTCCAACAGAACTTTGTTAGTACAGAAATTAACCGATGAGGCTCCAGCCAGTCCTGAAGCGGTTTATGGTTTACAAACAGTAGAAGATGTCTTTGAACATTTCTCACCATCTGTTACACTTGAGATGCAAGATGACAACGGTGAAGATGTCACAGAGACAATGCACTTTAAGAATCTTGGGGATTTTGACTCAGAAAAGTTAAAAGAGCATAGTGCTTTCCTTAGTAAACTTGATGTAGAGAAAGAGCAGAATATAAAGATTGCTCGCCAACTTTCATCAAATAAAGCCTTACTGAAAGCTTTGGCTAATCCTGAAACCCGCCAAGCTGTAATTGATTTGTTACAGAGTTCACTTGACGAAATTAAGAACACAGAAGCCAAGTAAGAATAAAAACTAAATTGAAAATGGACAATAATAAAATAAAGGCTAAAGAACAGCAGGCTCCTTCTATAAGTAAGAGTACTATTGCACAGCAGGGAACCTCTTCTGCTGCCAACGCGCTTGATAAACTGAAAGAGTATGGCGGATTTACTTTCTTAGAGAATATCATTGACGGCTTTTCCAATCTGAATCCTTCACGTAAGGCACGCCGAAACATCTTCCTCTCTGATGCACAATGGGAGAATGACCGTAAGGTTTTAGCTAATCGTCTTGAAGTATGGATTGATCTCTTAAAATCTGGTCAGTCTGCTGAACAGATGAGAGATAAAGCTAAGGAAAGAGCCTTGCATGTTGAGGACTTACTGAATAAGAATCTTAGTAAGGTTTTGGCTCGTACACGTGAGCTTGAGACTTCTTATCGTTCAGTTGCTTTATTCTATCGCAATACAGAAAGTCAGAAGGTTAAGAATATCACTATTGTCAATGCTGAGATGGATCAATTGAAAGACTTAGACAATCCTGTTTTCATTGACTATATCAGTAATGAACTTAAGCATAACTTCGATCGTCTTGACCTCCGCCGCAACTATTCTTTGCTTGTCATCCCTGGATATTTAGGCTCTAATGCTGTACTTGATAAGTGGGGTAAAATTGCACACAGCAATAAGGTAATGCTCCTAACCGACTTCCAGGATTTAGAAACACCAGACGATGTTGTTGATGTCTTCTTTAATGCTGACCATTCTGGTGGTGATATATACAAGTCAAACATTATTATGACATGTAACTGGCTTTTAGGACGCCAGAAAGTAGTACAGGTAGGAGAAGAAGACAATCTTTACGTTCCAGGCTCATCTGCACTTGCTGGTAAAATCTACAGCACATTGATGTCACAGGTTGTTGCTGGTAAGAAATTCGGTGGTCTTAATGATGTTGAGAGTGTACGTTTTGATCTGAAGAAAAGCGAGATTTCTGAAATAGAGCGCATGGGTCTTGTACCAATGGTCAACGAGTATAGTAAAGTGATGGCATTCTCTGCCAAGACACTCTTCAATGGTGATAACCTTGGATTGCAGACTTACTCTGTCGTTCGCGTATTCGATTATATCTCTAAAGTCCTTTTCGACTTCCTGAACCGCCGCGCATTTGAGAACTGGACAACTCGTACAGAGGCTGACTTGAGAAGCCAGATTGTGAAGTTCCTTGATAGCATACAGGGTCCAACTCGTCTGATAGAGAAGTTCCGAGTGATGAGAATTGAGCAAGATCCAAACCAAAAGGATCGTGTATTACTTGATATTCACATTACTCCATACTTCCCTGCAAAGAGTTTTGTTATTCAGCTTGAGGGTCGTAAGGGAGAAGAGCCAGAAGAGGCTAACTGGGAAAGCCAGTACTCACAAGATAAATAAGTTACTCTTATTTCTGGGTCTTCAGAAAGTTAGAGTGATAAGACTTGTTTCTTACACTCAGTTTTTTTAGATATAATGGACATTTAGTAGGCTGGTTATTCCAGCCTACTTTTTTTGTATTTATGAATCCATCTATAAACTTCTTTTGTAGACAAAGATTTGAAAAATCATTACATAATTTCAAAGAAAACATCTATAACTAACGGCAAAAACACATATACGAATCAGGTCTGCAATCAACAGAAAATCAATTAGTTATAAAGCAATAAAGTAAAAGGTGCTTAATTGAACTTCAAAAGGGCATTAGTAAGACTTCAAAAGGGCACCTACTGCAAGTCAATTAGGCACCTTTTAGAAGGCAAAAGAGCATGTGTTAGCTTCGAACTGCGTAAAAAGAGTTTACAAAAATCAATAGCATGAGAATAAATTGTTTGTAAAAGACAGATAGACATCACACCTAATTACATTTATCATGTAGTTTATCTCCCCACTTTATAAAACCATCTTATTGGAGGTAAGCTTACCATGTATGTGGATTAATCTCATTCTATTAACAATCTACACATTTAACAGAAGAACCTTTTTTATTTTATCTTCGCTTATTGACTACTTTTCTGTTTTTAGTGGGTATTCCTTATCCACAATTCGTTTGATAATGTAATTGCGAATTTCTATTGGAATTCCAATGATGAATATACATGGTAAGAAAACGGGAAAGAAAAGCTTGCCGATGATGTTCCAAATATTTCTCATAAGCCCTCTATTCAGTTGCCAAAGTGGTTCCATCTCAAGAATTGTGCTTCCAAAAATGACAATCCAAAGAACTATTAACAATAAAATACTGCCAACTACATAAATGTTCTTTGCACCACGATTAAACACCTCTATTCGTTTGTCTCGTGGAACTCGCTCCAGTATCTTCACCTGCTTGGTAATCTGATTTATTCTTTCTTCCTTATCCATATTTTCTTAATCTGATAAATCTATAAATTTACCAACAGCTTGTCCTATTATGTCTACATACGACTTTACATCTACCACTTGCAGATTTTTACTGGATGCTTTGCCTCCCAATGCCAAGGCTGGAACATAACCATAGCACTGACCATATTGCAAAGCAGGTAACTTTCCCTTAATATTTAAATAAGGTCGGGAGTCAAAATATTCCTTATCTATAATAGCCGTTTCATCTCCTAAAGTAAAGTTTAAAAGAAAATCCATATCACCTAAGATTTCGCTTGTGCACTTTCTTATATTTATAAACAAGATTCTATTTCCCTCATCAGATGAAATCGTCCAATTATCATTACCCTCCCATATTAACAAATCTCCTAAAGCCGTAACACCAAATACGATAGAAGGTTCTAACAACTTATCAATGTAATCAAATACAAATTCATACTCATCAGGATTAATAAACTGTATAAAACCATCTTCATAAATACCATAGCCCATATTTTGCCAGATGGTTAACAGTTCTTCAGGAAGTACTCCTTTATATTTATTGATTGTTTTAATAGGAACATCACTATACTTGGTATAGTTGTTTTTATTTCTTTCTTCAAATGTTAATCGTGCCATAATCTTATCTTTTTATTACTCAGAACTTAGGAATTGGAGTTAAAACAAAGCTACGCCATCATTGTGTTGTCAAGCGTTACTTGTCAACCAGTTCAATCCTTTAGCCCCAAGCGCTTCATGTCTTCTCCATAAAGACGGTTAAACTCTTTTGAAGACAATTCATGCGCAAGATAAAGTTCAACAAACTTTTTGTTAACACTGGGCTTGATGGTAATAAAATCATCCATACCACCTAATTTCTCATGACCAGAGAGTGATCTCTTAAAGAAGATGGGAACAGGATTATCCTTTGTGCCATAGGTTGGATCCTGCCATTGCTGACGATTTACGTAGGCTGAGAAACTTTTAATCCAGTAAAGAAAAGTTAGTCTATGATCTTCTAAGTCTTCATACCAAAGCTTCTCTCCATGACCTCTTGGAACAGTATTATAACCGCCTATAAAAGTAACAACTCCTAAATATTTCTTATGTTCAGGAGAATAGAAAGAATACATATTATAAGTTGCCATTCGTGATTGTGCTACTCCCATAAACCATCCGCTGGTAGTGAAGACGTCGTCGTCGGTATCTATTTCACGGTGATTTATAGGTATTTTTACTACTATTGTGTCCGAATTCTTTATATATGTATCAGCGTAAGGGATAGCGTCTTTATTTCCACCAAGCGTAAACCTCGTTATAATAAAGATAAGTAGTGGTCCACCTACAAGAGAAGCAAAGACTGTACCTGCTGTCGAGAAGATTTTAAATCCTCCTATTGAAAAATTATTTGCCATTGATATTATGAATTTGCGATGATACCCATATAGTTTGCATTACATCTGCATTGTTCTCATCACAAAAGTACAAATAATCTGGGGCGTTCTCAACTTTTTAATCACATTTCTTACTTTGCAAACAACTTGTCAACTCGTAAATTAGTCTACTCGTCACCTAACTTAATCCTTTAGCCCCAAGCGTTTCATGTCTTCTCCATAAAGACGATTAAACTCTTTTGAAGACAATTCATGCGCAAGATAAAGTTCAACAAACTTTTTGTTAACACTGGGCTTTATGGTAATAAAATCATCCATATCTAAAGTTTCATGTCCTGACAACGCACGCTTAAAGAAGATAGGAACAGGATTATCCTTTGTACCGTAGGTTGGGTCCTGCCATTGCTGACGATTTACGTAGGCTGAGAAACTTTTAATCCTGTAAAGAAAAGTTAGTCTCTGAACTTCTATGTCATCATACCAGATTTTCTCGCCACTACCCCTTTGAATGGTATTATAGCTGCCTTTAAAAGTAACAACTCCTAAATATTTCTTATGTTCAGGGGAATAGAAATAATACATATTATAAGTTGCCGAGCGTGTTTGTGCTACTCCCATAAACCATCCGCTGGTAGTAAAGATATCATCATCCTTTTTAATTTTGTGACGGTCTTTAGGAATTTTTACTACTATTGTGTCTGAATTCTTTATATACGTATCTGCATAAGGGATAGCGTCTTTATTTCCACCAAGCGTAAACCTCGTTATAATAAAGATAAGTAGTGGTGCACCTACAAGAGATGCAAAGACTGTTCCTGCTGTTGAGAATATTTTAAATCCTCCTATTGAAAAATTATTTGCCATTGATATTATGAATTTGCAATGATACCCATATAGTTTGCATTACTTGCAATATCGATGTCGTCAGAGCTATTTATACCTTCCGAAATATCACTTGTTCCCTCTTCTATTTTATTTTCTACCCAATTAGACCCTTCATCTACCGCATAACCAACTGCAGCTCCTGCAAGACCTAAGCCCAAAGACTTTCCAAAATTCTTAAAGCCATCTTTCCATGCACCTGTTTTAGCAGCTTTTACTGCAGCAGTCTTTCCTCCCTGAATACTTGCTGCTTCAGCAAGAATATCTTGTTGTTCGAGTGCTGCTTGAGCAGCTTTGTGCATCAGTTCCTCAGAAGATTCTTTATACATCTGTTCTGCTAATTCTGCAGAAGCAATAGAAGTCGCACTTGCACCATTTGATGTACGCGTGGCTACTTGAGATCCCCAAGTAGCAGCATCCGCACTTGCATCGGCAGCTTGTGTTCCATAAGCCAAAGACTCCAAGCCTTTCATGTTTGCCTCTCCTGTTTTTGATGTTACCTGTGCATCTATCCTTGCAGCCTCACCCACTCCTGCCTTATTTGCTTTTACACCTGTAGTGATACTACTTTCAACAACAGACTCTCCAGTTCCTACCCCAGTAGTCGTACCAGTATTTTTTAAATTCCCTATAGAATCAGACTTTTGGTTGGATTTGTCCGTCTCACTAAAGTCAAAGCCTCCAAAGTTTAGTGCACCAGTGTAGAAGCCTACTGAGAGGGCTAAAGCAAAAGGATTGGCTCCTCCTGTAAGACCACCTATAGCACCTTGAATGAATTTACTTTTTAGCTGAACATATATTTCTGCTGCATTCATTGCGGTAATATACAAGGCTGCTTTTTTAGCCTGTTCAGGATTAACAATGATATTAATTAATCCTCCTGTTGTACACATCATATAGGATCCATTCAGCAGGGCTTTCTTATGCTCTATAAATACACTTGGGTGTGCTGAATTCCAAGATGACTCCAGTGTATTGTCACAATCGTGGGCAACCCCTTTCACTCCTTTATAGCCTGCATAAACGGCTGCTGTAGTACCAACGGCTATTGCTGCACCCACCATCCAACCTTCGATAGCTACAGCAGATAGTAAGACAGCACCAACACCACCAGTTGCAACAATAGCAGCGACAATCAAAGCTCCAACTGCAACGCCAGCAAGAAATGTTAACAGACCTCCCCATTTCTTTATAGGCATTTTGCAAACAAATGTGTCAGAGATTTTTTTGTCATCAATATTCAGTAACGGCAGCTTTGAGGCAGTATTGATAACATTACCATCCTTATCAACTCTCCATATTTCTCGCGGTGTTCCGCAGGTCATATTAGTACAAACTACATTCGTACCATGTCTTACATAGGATTGTCCCATAATTTAAATTGTATTAGTCAGTCTTCGTATTTGTAAGTCGACACTCAATGTGACATTATCAGTAACTTCTTCTATAACACTCAGTGAACCTTTCTGAAGGCATCGTTCAGCCTGATTAATCCAAGATTGTTGTGTAAAGTTGATGTTATACTGCGTAAAGCTATATTGTATCAAAGGTTTTATCTTCTCATTGTATGCTTTGCGTATCGTCTCGTCAAAACGAGAATCTGATGCATTTTTACCACTGCATTCCCATAACAATGTCCCATCTTCTTGAACCTCAGAC contains the following coding sequences:
- a CDS encoding DUF5458 family protein → MDNNKIKAKEQQAPSISKSTIAQQGTSSAANALDKLKEYGGFTFLENIIDGFSNLNPSRKARRNIFLSDAQWENDRKVLANRLEVWIDLLKSGQSAEQMRDKAKERALHVEDLLNKNLSKVLARTRELETSYRSVALFYRNTESQKVKNITIVNAEMDQLKDLDNPVFIDYISNELKHNFDRLDLRRNYSLLVIPGYLGSNAVLDKWGKIAHSNKVMLLTDFQDLETPDDVVDVFFNADHSGGDIYKSNIIMTCNWLLGRQKVVQVGEEDNLYVPGSSALAGKIYSTLMSQVVAGKKFGGLNDVESVRFDLKKSEISEIERMGLVPMVNEYSKVMAFSAKTLFNGDNLGLQTYSVVRVFDYISKVLFDFLNRRAFENWTTRTEADLRSQIVKFLDSIQGPTRLIEKFRVMRIEQDPNQKDRVLLDIHITPYFPAKSFVIQLEGRKGEEPEEANWESQYSQDK
- a CDS encoding GAD-like domain-containing protein yields the protein MARLTFEERNKNNYTKYSDVPIKTINKYKGVLPEELLTIWQNMGYGIYEDGFIQFINPDEYEFVFDYIDKLLEPSIVFGVTALGDLLIWEGNDNWTISSDEGNRILFINIRKCTSEILGDMDFLLNFTLGDETAIIDKEYFDSRPYLNIKGKLPALQYGQCYGYVPALALGGKASSKNLQVVDVKSYVDIIGQAVGKFIDLSD
- a CDS encoding PAAR-like protein, with translation MGQSYVRHGTNVVCTNMTCGTPREIWRVDKDGNVINTASKLPLLNIDDKKISDTFVCKMPIKKWGGLLTFLAGVAVGALIVAAIVATGGVGAVLLSAVAIEGWMVGAAIAVGTTAAVYAGYKGVKGVAHDCDNTLESSWNSAHPSVFIEHKKALLNGSYMMCTTGGLINIIVNPEQAKKAALYITAMNAAEIYVQLKSKFIQGAIGGLTGGANPFALALSVGFYTGALNFGGFDFSETDKSNQKSDSIGNLKNTGTTTGVGTGESVVESSITTGVKANKAGVGEAARIDAQVTSKTGEANMKGLESLAYGTQAADASADAATWGSQVATRTSNGASATSIASAELAEQMYKESSEELMHKAAQAALEQQDILAEAASIQGGKTAAVKAAKTGAWKDGFKNFGKSLGLGLAGAAVGYAVDEGSNWVENKIEEGTSDISEGINSSDDIDIASNANYMGIIANS